The proteins below come from a single Asanoa ferruginea genomic window:
- a CDS encoding alpha/beta fold hydrolase: MGPDQKAGGAAGRKAALTAPADGDGFSSSWERVGAERLHLRQRNNSNATAPVVMLHGLACSHRHLVPTAYAVRRHPVFLPDLLGFGLSDKPAAALDVGEHAQVIGALLDHLAIPPVGLVGCSFGAQVAAELTVRRPDLVASLILVGPTTDPTAASVQGQLRRLLLDLVGEDPRQARILAADIRDAGVRRILATLRHAVRHPMTATLGAITVPTLLVRGSADRIAPDTWLAKAGALMPQAQRLTIDRAAHNAVTTAGLRLGAAVEAFLGTGTDRPPPRAARVAA; encoded by the coding sequence ATGGGACCCGACCAGAAGGCCGGGGGCGCGGCCGGACGAAAGGCGGCCCTTACCGCGCCCGCCGATGGGGACGGCTTCAGCAGCAGCTGGGAACGGGTGGGAGCCGAACGGCTGCACCTCCGTCAACGTAACAACAGCAACGCCACAGCTCCCGTCGTGATGCTGCATGGCCTGGCCTGCTCGCACCGACACCTGGTACCCACCGCCTACGCCGTCCGGCGCCACCCGGTCTTCCTCCCCGATCTCCTTGGTTTCGGCCTGTCGGACAAGCCCGCCGCAGCACTCGACGTCGGTGAGCACGCGCAGGTCATCGGCGCTCTTCTGGACCATTTGGCCATCCCGCCGGTCGGCTTGGTCGGCTGCTCGTTCGGTGCGCAGGTCGCGGCCGAGTTGACGGTCCGTCGGCCGGACCTCGTCGCCAGCCTGATCCTGGTCGGGCCGACCACCGACCCGACCGCGGCGAGCGTCCAGGGTCAGCTCCGGCGGCTGCTGCTGGACCTTGTCGGTGAAGATCCGCGGCAGGCCCGGATCCTGGCGGCGGACATCCGTGACGCCGGGGTACGCCGGATCCTGGCGACGCTGCGGCATGCGGTCCGCCATCCGATGACCGCCACGTTGGGCGCGATCACCGTGCCCACCTTGCTGGTCCGCGGCAGCGCCGACAGGATCGCTCCGGACACGTGGCTCGCCAAAGCCGGCGCGCTGATGCCGCAGGCGCAACGACTCACGATCGACAGAGCCGCCCACAACGCGGTTACCACTGCCGGCCTACGACTGGGCGCGGCCGTCGAGGCGTTTCTGGGCACCGGTACCGACCGTCCTCCTCCCCGAGCCGCCCGCGTCGCGGCCTAA
- a CDS encoding DUF4142 domain-containing protein: MALRTLGVAAALVAALGAGPAVAGAASSPTAAPSAQDVAYLQAAHQFNLLEIATGQQAQQKGQSQQVKDLGGRLVTDNTRLDQSLQKTASSVGVALGPADAARQATARLDKVPDSQYDRVWIPVQQGANTAASANSQREIAKGSDPAVK, translated from the coding sequence ATGGCATTGCGAACACTCGGGGTAGCCGCCGCTCTCGTGGCCGCGCTCGGCGCCGGTCCTGCCGTTGCCGGGGCGGCAAGCTCACCCACCGCGGCGCCGTCCGCGCAGGACGTCGCCTATCTCCAGGCCGCACATCAGTTCAACCTGTTGGAGATCGCCACCGGCCAACAGGCTCAGCAGAAGGGGCAGAGCCAGCAGGTCAAGGACCTCGGTGGGCGGCTCGTCACCGACAACACCCGGCTGGACCAGTCCCTCCAGAAAACCGCATCGTCAGTCGGCGTGGCGCTGGGCCCGGCGGACGCCGCACGCCAGGCGACCGCGCGGCTGGACAAGGTGCCGGACAGCCAATACGACCGGGTCTGGATTCCGGTGCAGCAGGGAGCCAACACGGCTGCGTCGGCAAACAGCCAGCGCGAGATCGCAAAGGGCTCGGACCCCGCGGTCAAATAG
- a CDS encoding GAF and ANTAR domain-containing protein yields the protein MSGAADRWARAHELIAEQSGHLDRPGNVADVLRRICGATATALTASGVGVGVSVVTGDREWGFAIASNPVSQLLEELQFTLGEGPSVDALATGRPVLVADVTDGVAGRWPIYSSAVREKGVRSVFAFPLLAGSASLGVLDVFRGRPGAMNEEDIAQSLTFAEIARTAVLDGQHEAPVDEVPGGFDESPGYRAEVFQAQGMVMVQLGVTLAEALLRLRAHAYANDRTLADVARDVVARTLRFDRNQA from the coding sequence ATGAGCGGGGCAGCGGACCGCTGGGCGCGAGCTCACGAGTTGATCGCTGAACAGTCCGGCCACCTCGACCGGCCGGGCAATGTCGCCGATGTGCTACGGAGGATCTGCGGTGCCACAGCGACGGCGCTGACCGCTTCCGGCGTCGGTGTCGGTGTCAGCGTGGTGACGGGCGACCGAGAGTGGGGCTTCGCGATCGCATCGAACCCGGTCAGCCAACTACTGGAAGAGCTGCAGTTCACACTCGGGGAAGGTCCGTCTGTAGACGCGCTGGCGACCGGGCGCCCGGTCCTGGTCGCCGATGTGACAGACGGTGTGGCCGGCCGCTGGCCGATCTACAGCTCGGCGGTGCGGGAGAAGGGGGTCCGGTCGGTGTTCGCGTTTCCGTTGCTGGCCGGGTCCGCAAGCCTGGGCGTCCTCGACGTGTTCCGCGGACGCCCCGGCGCGATGAACGAAGAGGACATCGCGCAGTCGCTGACGTTCGCCGAGATCGCGCGGACCGCCGTCCTCGACGGCCAGCACGAAGCGCCGGTCGATGAGGTGCCGGGCGGCTTCGACGAGAGTCCGGGCTACCGCGCCGAGGTCTTCCAAGCGCAAGGGATGGTGATGGTGCAGCTCGGCGTCACGCTGGCCGAGGCGCTCCTGCGGCTCCGCGCCCACGCCTACGCCAATGACCGCACGCTTGCCGACGTCGCCCGGGATGTGGTCGCCCGCACACTGCGGTTCGATAGGAATCAGGCATGA
- a CDS encoding GAF and ANTAR domain-containing protein, translated as MTTLSAQRLAEVFVEVSDTLVDEFDLVEFLHVLTMRTAEIASAGVVGLVLADKTGHLRFMAASREDARLLELFQLQNDEGPCLDAFRTGTAVINTDLREDGGRWPLFAPHATAAGFRSVHAFPLRLRAQTIGALNVFGTAESLSLDPDDVPLVQALADLASIALVQERTIRQGQALAEQLQGALNSRVIIEQAKGAVAQHRGVSVDEAFALIRGYARGNNRKLGDVARVVIGNADGIAGLTRP; from the coding sequence GTGACCACTCTTTCCGCGCAGCGACTGGCCGAGGTGTTCGTTGAGGTCTCCGACACCCTCGTCGACGAGTTCGACCTCGTCGAGTTCCTGCACGTCCTGACCATGCGCACCGCGGAGATCGCATCGGCCGGCGTCGTCGGGCTGGTCCTCGCCGACAAAACCGGTCACTTGCGTTTCATGGCGGCCTCGCGCGAGGATGCCCGGTTGCTGGAGCTCTTCCAGCTCCAGAACGACGAGGGTCCGTGCCTCGACGCGTTCCGCACCGGCACCGCGGTGATCAACACCGACCTGCGCGAAGACGGCGGACGCTGGCCGCTGTTCGCGCCGCACGCCACGGCGGCCGGATTTCGGTCGGTCCACGCGTTCCCGCTGCGGCTGCGGGCGCAGACGATCGGGGCTCTTAACGTGTTCGGCACGGCGGAGAGCTTGAGCCTTGACCCTGACGATGTGCCATTGGTGCAGGCGTTGGCCGACCTAGCGTCGATCGCGCTCGTGCAGGAACGCACCATCCGGCAGGGGCAGGCGCTGGCCGAGCAGCTTCAGGGTGCCCTCAACAGTCGGGTCATCATCGAGCAGGCCAAGGGAGCGGTGGCGCAACACCGCGGCGTCAGCGTCGACGAGGCGTTCGCCCTGATCCGTGGTTATGCCCGAGGCAACAACCGCAAGCTCGGCGACGTGGCCCGTGTGGTGATCGGCAACGCGGACGGCATTGCCGGTCTTACCCGTCCGTGA
- a CDS encoding serine/threonine-protein kinase: MEEGRVLNGRYRLLERLGDGGTAVVWRASDDVLGRTVAVKVLSDGQTIDATSRQRIRDEARMAAALSHPHIAQVYDFGEADDDQRAPYVVMELVAGRSLALHRAATEVSPGQAFRLCAQVAAALAAAHEAGLVHRDIKPANIMVTPHGAVVVDFGIAAPVRPGGLADPDSELYGTPAYLAPERITRDAVEPASDVFSLGVVLYKLLAGRMPWAAETKTGLMTEHVFTDPSPLPPLDAVPPAVRDLCHACLARDPAARPAAAAVAAALARAAGLHTVNDDLPLVARSAAPPSVAPVPPAGRTRRRAMTVAAATVVLLGSGAWWLLGPDGSARSPVDGSLRPSTAPAGLGRGQLGIPAATTLPSTGSPTLPGPTVDRTQSGNGSSGAPASGSPPAALPPQPTQPPPSSPAAEPPVWGTAQRLSSEGGSVDAACADTGQVRLDSWTPAKSYATDHVDAGPTDLASVTFRHGKTFVTMAVTCRNDTASADITRSVR; this comes from the coding sequence GTGGAGGAAGGGCGAGTGCTCAACGGGCGGTACCGCTTGCTCGAACGACTCGGTGACGGTGGCACCGCGGTCGTCTGGCGGGCAAGCGACGACGTGCTCGGCCGTACGGTCGCGGTCAAAGTGCTCTCCGATGGACAGACGATCGACGCGACGTCCCGGCAGCGGATCCGTGACGAGGCGCGGATGGCCGCTGCCTTGTCGCACCCGCATATCGCCCAGGTCTACGACTTCGGCGAGGCCGACGACGACCAACGGGCTCCGTACGTGGTGATGGAACTGGTGGCGGGTCGGTCGTTGGCGTTGCACCGCGCGGCCACCGAGGTCTCTCCAGGCCAGGCATTCCGGCTATGTGCGCAGGTCGCCGCCGCCCTCGCCGCCGCCCACGAGGCGGGGCTGGTGCATCGTGACATCAAGCCGGCCAACATCATGGTGACTCCACACGGCGCCGTGGTCGTCGACTTCGGAATCGCAGCTCCGGTGCGGCCGGGCGGCCTGGCCGATCCGGACAGTGAGCTTTACGGCACGCCTGCCTATCTGGCGCCGGAACGGATCACCCGCGATGCGGTCGAACCCGCCTCGGACGTCTTCTCCCTCGGCGTCGTGCTCTACAAGCTGCTCGCAGGTCGGATGCCCTGGGCGGCCGAGACCAAAACCGGCCTGATGACCGAGCATGTCTTCACCGACCCCAGCCCGCTGCCGCCGCTCGATGCTGTCCCGCCCGCGGTGCGGGACCTCTGTCACGCCTGCCTGGCAAGGGATCCAGCCGCGCGGCCCGCAGCCGCCGCTGTCGCCGCGGCCCTGGCCCGAGCCGCCGGCCTACACACCGTCAACGACGACCTCCCGCTCGTGGCGCGCAGCGCGGCGCCACCCTCCGTCGCACCGGTTCCGCCAGCCGGACGGACGCGGCGACGGGCGATGACGGTTGCCGCGGCAACCGTTGTATTGCTGGGTTCCGGTGCATGGTGGCTGCTCGGTCCGGACGGTTCCGCACGGTCACCGGTCGACGGCTCCCTGCGGCCATCGACGGCACCAGCGGGGCTGGGCCGTGGTCAACTTGGCATACCGGCGGCGACGACGCTGCCGTCGACGGGCAGCCCGACCCTGCCCGGCCCAACCGTCGACCGGACTCAATCCGGCAACGGGAGCTCTGGGGCACCCGCGAGCGGTTCGCCCCCGGCTGCACTGCCACCACAGCCAACCCAGCCGCCGCCGAGTTCCCCGGCGGCAGAGCCGCCCGTCTGGGGCACCGCGCAACGACTGTCCTCCGAGGGCGGAAGCGTGGACGCGGCTTGCGCGGACACGGGCCAGGTCCGCCTGGATTCCTGGACACCCGCCAAGAGCTATGCAACCGACCATGTCGATGCCGGACCGACCGACCTCGCATCGGTCACCTTCCGGCACGGCAAAACATTCGTCACGATGGCGGTGACCTGCCGAAACGACACGGCCTCGGCCGACATCACCCGATCGGTCCGCTGA